Proteins encoded in a region of the Kwoniella shivajii chromosome 3, complete sequence genome:
- a CDS encoding 40S ribosomal protein S20 — MSEFKDDLEKTGASTAKIHKIRITLTSRNVKPLEKFSTDLVNRAKDKDLKVKGPVRLPTKVLKHTTRKSPCGEGSKTWDRYEMRIHKRLIDLNSSADVVKQITSISLEPGVEVEVTIAA; from the exons atGTCAGAATTCAAAGACGACCTCGAGAAGACCGGTGCTTCCACCGCCAAGATCCACAAGATCAGAATCACCCTTACTTCCAGAAACGTCAAGCCTTTAGAGAAAT TCTCCACTGACCTTGTCAACCGAGCCAAGGACAAGGATCTCAAAGTCAAGGGACCCGTCAGACTCCCCACCAAAGTCCTCAAACACACCACCCGAAAATCTCCTTGTGGTGAAGGTTCCAAGACTTGGGATCGATACGAGATGAGAATCCACAAGAGATTGATCGACCTTAACTCCTCTGCTGATGTCGTTAAGCAAATC ACCTCTATCTCTCTCGAACCTggagttgaggttgaagtcACCATTGCTGCTTAA